Proteins found in one Chondrinema litorale genomic segment:
- a CDS encoding toxin-antitoxin system YwqK family antitoxin, producing MTKTQFFIYFIIFLVIDNSFGQTLKITGYDDQTRRKYIANYTDNYLNGQYYEYVGKKKVLEGYFSKGFKSGTWLYYHDNGKLAIEVNYDENELNGIAKEFDSKGRIRAKISYKDNQRHGTCFIYSPKKDELYLTINYNKGELEGEVIENDERSKTIINYSKNKRNGAGGFIDANGDFNKITEYQDGKVVDDYIVYNLSLKPKEKYLINPRGEFYKKIIYEGEQIVEEVLLGNIDTSFMYSKYMWEEEKVKFLLFYVENGESNILAPIYYSE from the coding sequence TATTTACTTCATAATATTTCTTGTAATTGATAATTCATTTGGGCAAACTCTAAAAATTACGGGATATGATGATCAGACTAGAAGAAAATATATAGCTAACTACACAGATAACTATTTAAATGGTCAATATTATGAATATGTAGGGAAGAAAAAAGTATTAGAAGGATATTTCTCAAAGGGTTTTAAAAGCGGTACTTGGCTTTATTATCATGATAATGGCAAATTGGCTATAGAAGTAAACTATGATGAAAACGAATTAAATGGGATAGCTAAAGAGTTTGACAGTAAAGGAAGAATAAGGGCAAAAATATCTTATAAAGATAACCAAAGACATGGAACCTGTTTTATTTATTCACCTAAAAAGGATGAACTTTATTTAACAATTAACTATAATAAAGGTGAGTTAGAAGGAGAAGTAATTGAAAATGACGAGAGGTCTAAAACAATCATCAATTACTCAAAAAATAAAAGAAATGGAGCAGGTGGCTTTATTGATGCGAATGGAGACTTTAATAAAATAACTGAATATCAAGATGGAAAAGTTGTAGATGATTATATAGTTTATAACCTCTCTTTAAAGCCTAAAGAGAAATACTTGATAAATCCAAGAGGGGAGTTTTATAAGAAAATTATCTATGAAGGTGAACAGATAGTAGAAGAAGTACTTTTGGGTAACATTGACACTTCATTTATGTATTCTAAATATATGTGGGAAGAAGAAAAAGTAAAGTTTCTTTTAT